The following proteins are encoded in a genomic region of Hippoglossus hippoglossus isolate fHipHip1 chromosome 3, fHipHip1.pri, whole genome shotgun sequence:
- the mrpl46 gene encoding 39S ribosomal protein L46, mitochondrial isoform X2, whose amino-acid sequence MAAPCAGMAGRPLGQFLSCFRRTVALKTGLRQFSGSSMCRAASQAATVTERATSPWSLMAAVCLQRLPVISAESSPLEQRFRHMMQQMELEKSLLSDHELRLLEDAERMSRKQSDDYDSDEEDDGRDQDIVLAQDLEDSWEQKLKNFQPAPRVRADVDKDLSSVQRCLADSLVLLAEQQVGAGKLWLLPQAPWQEGETLRQTAERALTSLPAGFNATFLSNAPCGVYKYKLPKAARTDSSEGTKVFFFKAVLSDIAPTTAINAPFMWLKKSELQRYLKPAYMMKVERFILDL is encoded by the exons ATGGCGGCGCCCTGTGCAGGAATGGCAGGTCGGCCTCTGGGGCAGTTTCTGTCCTGTTTCAGGAGGACGGTGGCACTGAAGACGGGGCTTCGTCAGTTTTCCGGCTCTTCTATGTGTCGGGCAGCTTCTCAGGCAGCGACCGTGACGGAGAGAGCGACCTCCCCGTGGAGCCTGATGGCGGCGGTGTGTCTGCAGAGGCTGCCCGTCATCTCAGCGGAGAGCAGCCCGCTGGAGCAGCGCTTCAGACACATGATGCAGCAG atggagctggagaaAAGCCTGCTGTCGGACCACGAGCTGCGGCTGCTGGAGGACGCTGAGAGGATGAGTCGTAAGCAGTCGGACGACTATGACTCTGATGAAGAGGACGACGGCAGGGACCAGGATATCGTGTTAGCTCAGGACCTGGAAGACTCCTGGGAGCAGAAGCTGAAGAACTTCCAGCCAGCAccgagggtcagag CTGATGTAGATAAGGACCTGTCCTCAGTGCAGCGCTGTCTGGCCGACTCGCTGGTTCTTCTGGCTGAGCAGCAGGTCGGCGCCGGGAAGCTGTGGCTGCTGCCTCAGGCTCCGTGGCAGGAGGGAGAGACGCTGCGACAGACCGCAGAGAGAGCCCTCACCTCCCTGCCAG CTGGTTTCAATGCAACCTTCCTCAGCAATGCCCCCTGCGGAGTGTACAAGTACAAACTGCCCAAAGCTGCTCGGACGGACAGTTCTGAGGGAACAAAGGTGTTCTTCTTCAAAGCCGTTCTGTCAGACATCGCTCCCACCACAGCCATAAACGCCCCCTTCATGTGGCTGAAGAAAAGTGAACTACAGCGCTACCTGAAGCCAGCATACATGATGAAGGTCGAACGCTTCATCCTTGACCTGTGA
- the mrpl46 gene encoding 39S ribosomal protein L46, mitochondrial isoform X1 codes for MAAPCAGMAGRPLGQFLSCFRRTVALKTGLRQFSGSSMCRAASQAATVTERATSPWSLMAAVCLQRLPVISAESSPLEQRFRHMMQQMELEKSLLSDHELRLLEDAERMSRKQSDDYDSDEEDDGRDQDIVLAQDLEDSWEQKLKNFQPAPRVRADVDKDLSSVQRCLADSLVLLAEQQVGAGKLWLLPQAPWQEGETLRQTAERALTSLPAAGFNATFLSNAPCGVYKYKLPKAARTDSSEGTKVFFFKAVLSDIAPTTAINAPFMWLKKSELQRYLKPAYMMKVERFILDL; via the exons ATGGCGGCGCCCTGTGCAGGAATGGCAGGTCGGCCTCTGGGGCAGTTTCTGTCCTGTTTCAGGAGGACGGTGGCACTGAAGACGGGGCTTCGTCAGTTTTCCGGCTCTTCTATGTGTCGGGCAGCTTCTCAGGCAGCGACCGTGACGGAGAGAGCGACCTCCCCGTGGAGCCTGATGGCGGCGGTGTGTCTGCAGAGGCTGCCCGTCATCTCAGCGGAGAGCAGCCCGCTGGAGCAGCGCTTCAGACACATGATGCAGCAG atggagctggagaaAAGCCTGCTGTCGGACCACGAGCTGCGGCTGCTGGAGGACGCTGAGAGGATGAGTCGTAAGCAGTCGGACGACTATGACTCTGATGAAGAGGACGACGGCAGGGACCAGGATATCGTGTTAGCTCAGGACCTGGAAGACTCCTGGGAGCAGAAGCTGAAGAACTTCCAGCCAGCAccgagggtcagag CTGATGTAGATAAGGACCTGTCCTCAGTGCAGCGCTGTCTGGCCGACTCGCTGGTTCTTCTGGCTGAGCAGCAGGTCGGCGCCGGGAAGCTGTGGCTGCTGCCTCAGGCTCCGTGGCAGGAGGGAGAGACGCTGCGACAGACCGCAGAGAGAGCCCTCACCTCCCTGCCAG CAGCTGGTTTCAATGCAACCTTCCTCAGCAATGCCCCCTGCGGAGTGTACAAGTACAAACTGCCCAAAGCTGCTCGGACGGACAGTTCTGAGGGAACAAAGGTGTTCTTCTTCAAAGCCGTTCTGTCAGACATCGCTCCCACCACAGCCATAAACGCCCCCTTCATGTGGCTGAAGAAAAGTGAACTACAGCGCTACCTGAAGCCAGCATACATGATGAAGGTCGAACGCTTCATCCTTGACCTGTGA
- the mrps11 gene encoding 28S ribosomal protein S11, mitochondrial isoform X2, translating to MYKFNCLLAGSVGNVCRQLAASLNVNGSSLGSSGLKRTLCSSAVRLQQASPSPDSGKAAKDFSHFPPLPGQDSALRWAGKKFDELPIVHIKATYNNTHIQLTDSAGQSMVRTSCGTEGFKNIKKSTPIAAQTAGISAASKATTKGVTFVRVLVQGLGPGRQSAIKGLTMGGLEVVSITDNTPVPHNGCRPRKARRT from the exons ATGTATAAATTTAACTGTTTATTAGCTGGTTCTGTCGGTAACGTGTGTCGACAGCTGGCGGCCTCCCTAAACGTGAATGGAAGCTCCCT tggaAGCAGCGGCCTGAAGCGGACACTGTGCAGCAGCGCGGTCAGACTCCAGCAGGCTTCACCCTCCCCTGACTCCGGGAAAGCAGCTAAAGACTTCAG CCACTTCCCTCCCCTGCCTGGTCAGGACAGCGCGCTGAGGTGGGCTGGGAAGAAGTTTGATGAGCTGCCCATCGTTCACATTAAAGCCACATACAACAA cacacacatacagctgaCAGACAGCGCGGGGCAGTCCATGGTCAGGACGTCTTGCGGAACAGAAGGTTTCAAGAACATCAAGAAGTCGACACCCATCGCCGCTCAGACTGCGGGCATTTCTGCTGCTTCG AAAGCCACAACGAAGGGAGTAACGTTTGTTCGAGTTTTGGTCCAAGGTCTTGGTCCTGGACGTCAG TCTGCGATCAAAGGCTTGACGATGGGAGGCCTGGAGGTGGTATCGATCACCGACAACACCCCCGTGCCACACAACGGATGCCGCCCGCGCAAAGCCAGAAGGACGTGA
- the mrps11 gene encoding 28S ribosomal protein S11, mitochondrial isoform X1 — protein MYKFNCLLAGSVGNVCRQLAASLNVNGSSLCGSSGLKRTLCSSAVRLQQASPSPDSGKAAKDFSHFPPLPGQDSALRWAGKKFDELPIVHIKATYNNTHIQLTDSAGQSMVRTSCGTEGFKNIKKSTPIAAQTAGISAASKATTKGVTFVRVLVQGLGPGRQSAIKGLTMGGLEVVSITDNTPVPHNGCRPRKARRT, from the exons ATGTATAAATTTAACTGTTTATTAGCTGGTTCTGTCGGTAACGTGTGTCGACAGCTGGCGGCCTCCCTAAACGTGAATGGAAGCTCCCT gtgtggaAGCAGCGGCCTGAAGCGGACACTGTGCAGCAGCGCGGTCAGACTCCAGCAGGCTTCACCCTCCCCTGACTCCGGGAAAGCAGCTAAAGACTTCAG CCACTTCCCTCCCCTGCCTGGTCAGGACAGCGCGCTGAGGTGGGCTGGGAAGAAGTTTGATGAGCTGCCCATCGTTCACATTAAAGCCACATACAACAA cacacacatacagctgaCAGACAGCGCGGGGCAGTCCATGGTCAGGACGTCTTGCGGAACAGAAGGTTTCAAGAACATCAAGAAGTCGACACCCATCGCCGCTCAGACTGCGGGCATTTCTGCTGCTTCG AAAGCCACAACGAAGGGAGTAACGTTTGTTCGAGTTTTGGTCCAAGGTCTTGGTCCTGGACGTCAG TCTGCGATCAAAGGCTTGACGATGGGAGGCCTGGAGGTGGTATCGATCACCGACAACACCCCCGTGCCACACAACGGATGCCGCCCGCGCAAAGCCAGAAGGACGTGA